The region CGCTGCCTCATGAAGAACCGTGGCAAGGCCGCCCCTTGTAACATCCCTCATACAATGGATCCTGATGTTTTCATCAAGAAGATTTTTTACGATGGAAGTAAGAGGTCCGCAATCACTTGCAATCTGATTTTCAATCCCCATCCGGTGCGAAAGAATGGCTGCATGGTGTTCTCCTAAATTGCCGGAAAGAATAACTGCGTCTTTGGGCCTGCACTTTGAAATACTGATACCTTCTTTCCGGATCTCCCCTATTCCCGACGTATTGATATAGATTCCGCCGCTTCCTTCCACCACCTTCGTATCACCGGCTACGATCCTTACTCCGGCTTCTCTGGCTGCCAGGGCCATGGAAGAGGCAATTTTCTCAATGATCTCAAGCTCCGCCCCCTCTTCTATAATGAAGCCTGCTGTCAGATATCTTGGAACAGCCCCCATCATGGAAAGATCATTCACAGTTCCGCATACGGCAAGCTTACCAATATCTCCCCCTTTAAAAAATAAGGGAGTGACCACAAAGGAATCCGTTGTATAAGCAATCTTCCCTTTGATGTTCAAAACAGCGGAATCTTCCAGTTTATTCAGAGTTTTATTATTAAAATGCTTTAAAAATACTTCCGTGATGAGATTACCGGTCTGCTTTCCCCCGCTGCCGTAGGACATGTCGATTTTCATGGCTTCCGCTCTCCTTCCATTCTCTTTCTTTTACTCCTTTTGGCTCAGAAATTCTGGTACCAGATGCCGCAGGCCCCTTCCTGGGATACCATACAGGGACCTATGGCATGTAGTGGGGTGCAGGCAGTTTTAAACAGGGGACAGTCCGGCGGATTTATCCGGCCAAGAATTACATCCGAACACTTACAGCCAACCGGCATATGCTCTTCCCTCTCTTCTTTCTTACGTCCTGCATCGTAGATCCTATATTCTTTTCTAAGCCTTAAGGCTGACTTTTCTATAACCCCGATTCCTCTCCATAAGCCATCCCCAGCTTCAAAATATCGGTTAATGAGTGCAGCCGCCTTCTGGTTCCCTTCCTCTGTCACGGCACTGGCATAAAGGTTTTTCACCTCAAAGCACTGCTTTCTGGTCTGGAGCAGGATCTCATATACGGCTGCAAGGATGTGCTCTCCTTCAAATCCAGCGATTACAAATGGCTTTTGATATTGAAAGGCCAGTTTCCTGTAAGCTCCGCAGCCTGTAATCACACTCACATGTCCTGGGCTTAAAAATCCGTCGATGGCTTTTTCCTTTTCACAGAGAAAGGAAAGGGCCGGTACAATGGTTTTTATGGAGGTCATAAGCTTCAGGTTTTCGATCTTTCTCTGCAGGATTTCCTCTAGAAGCAGAGCATAAACAGGAGCAGTGGTTTCAAATCCCACTGCTGCAAAAACATACTGGATCCTCCTGTTTTCCTCTGCTTCCCCAATGGCAGTAAGGGGAGAATAGAGAATTTTCACCCTCCCTCCGGCTGCCTTGGCCTCTGTCAGGCTCATCCTGCTTCCCCTGACCTTCATCATATCCCCGAAGGTAAGCACGCAATGATTTTCCTTTAAGGAGTATTCCGTCAGTTCATCTATGTAGGCGGAAGAGGTGACGCAGACCGGACAGCCCGGCCCAGAAATCAGCTGGATCCTGGGTGAGATTATGGTCCGGATGCCGTTCTTAAAAATGCTGGCCGTATGGGTCCCGCATACCTCCATAATTTTTACCGGCCTGCCGCCATAATTTTTCAGTTCATGGATCACCTGGTCGATCATATTTTTATCCCTCCTCCTGAAACTGGGAAAATATGGTAAGGATTTCTTTGGCCGTATCCTCCATTAAAACTTCAATAACGCAGCCGGCATGTATGAGGACATAATCACCCACTTTCGTATCCACCAGTCTTATGTTGGCCTCGGTAATATTATCCATAATGTTAATCTTTGCGTAATCCCCCTTTATTTGAATCACTTTTCCCGGAACTGCAACACACATGGCATCCTGTCCTTTCCAAATCCCTAATCCCGGATTTTAAATATTCATTTCCCAGATAAGCCTGACCCAGGCTCAATCCTCCGTCGTTAGGAGGAACCGCCGAATTCAAATAGACAAAAAACCCATTTTTCTTTAATAGTCCGATGGTATGCCTGGTCAGCAGGGCATTTTGAAAAACACCTCCGCTTAACGCTACGGTGTTGCTTAAATATCGGCTCCCCAGCCTTTTGCAGACAGAGGCCACTGCCTGTGCCAGGGCAAGATGAAAGCCAAGGGCCAGGGCGCCTGTCTCTGCTCTGTTTCTCATGGTGCAAAGAGTCTCGAAAACCGGCCGGGGATCTAATGTAAGGACATCGTCCTGCTCCTTTATTCCAAACGAAAGACTGACCGGCTTTACCCGGTTTCTTTCCCCCAGCACTGCCTCCCTTTCCAGCAATACGGCACATTCTCCCTCATATCGGTTCTCATGCCCGATATTTAAGACAGACGCTGCCCCATCAAACAGACGCCCTACGCTGGAAGTCAATACCCTATTGATATTATGCTCCAGGGCGGCTTTTATCACCTCCAGCCTTTCATCCTCAATATAAGCGGTAAGCCCTGCGTGAAGCAGACAGCAGGAAGCTGTTTTCCTGGCATCTCTCATGGAGCTATCTCCTCCCAGAATGGGAAACATGCTTACATGACCCGCCCTTATGAAATCAATCCCTTCACAGACAAGAAACTCTCCGCCCCATATGCTCCTGTCCGTCCCGCAGCCAGTTCCGTCAAAGGCAACTCCGATCACAGGCCCCTTTAAATCATGCTCGGCCATGACGGAAGCGACATGGGCATGATGGTGCTGCACCTTAAGGACGGGCAGACCAAGAGCTTCTGCAAAACGTGCTGAATGGTAATTGGGATGGAGGTCACAGACCGCCAGACCCGGGGTAATTCGAAGAAGTCTTGTCAGATCTTCATAGGATCTTTGAAATTCCTTTCTAACTGCCTCTTCCTCCAGGTCCCCGAAATGCTGGGATACCACTGCATTCCCCTTCTGGCAGAGGCAGAATGCCGCTTTTAGATCCCCTCCTGCCGCAAAGATCCCGGTCTTTGTCCCGCCTTCCCCCTCTTCCCTGCTTCCCTCTCCCCTAGATAAAAAAACTGGATAAGGAACATAGCCTCTGCTTCTTCGGATGAGCTGGGGCATGCCTTCTATGATCCTTGCAACGGAATCATCCACTGAACGTACGATCCTTCTTTGGTTATATAATACACCATCCAGATAGGGCGACGAGAGAGCCAGCATGGATTCGTCCTCCCGAATAATGGGCTGCCCGGCAATATTGGCGCTTGTCATGATCAGGGGGCCCAGCCTTTTTGTCAGCATATGCTGGAGTGGAGTATAAGGAAGGAAAGCCCCGCAATAAATGCTTTCATTGGAAACAGAGGGTGCCATGGTATCTTGTTTTATGGAAAGCAGTACGATGGGCCTTGCTTTTGATTCCAGCAGCGCTTTTTCTTCCGCAGAGACCAGGCAGCACCTGCTTATTTCCTGGATTCCGGGAAACATAACTGCAAAAGGCTTTTCCTCTCTCCCCTTTAATTTGCGAAGACGTTTTACCGTATCCTCCCGGAAAGGGGAGCAGACCAGATGAAAGCCTCCAATTCCTTTCACTGCAACGATCCCTCCCTTTGACAGCACGGTCAAAGCCTTTTCAAAGGCCTCCTTTTCCTTTCGCTCCATAGGACCATTTCCCTTATGGTGATAGATCAGGTAAGGGCCGCAGTCATTGCAGGAAACGGTCTGGGCATGAAAACGCCTGCCTGCAGCCCATGTGTATTCCTTCTGACATTCGCTGCATAAGGGAAAATCCTCCATGGTTGTCCGTTTTCTGTCATAGGGCAGTTCCTCCATTATGGTATATCTGGGTCCGCAGGAGACACAGCTGATAAATGGATTCCCATATCTTCTGTCCGACTCTTCGGATAGCTCTCTTAAGCATTCCGGGCATACCGGAAGATCCGGAGGAATCACCGATATTTCGCCCATGGATTCACTCTTCAAGATGGCAAAATCCTCAAGATCCATAAAAGGGATTTCTTCTGCTTCCATCTTCATGATTTCATGGCCGCCCTTTTTGTTATCCTTAAGGTCAGCCAGGAACCGGCCGATCAAATCGCTTTCAGACTGGGCCACGATCTCCACATAACCGCCTACGTTGCGCACCAGCCCTTTTATCCCGTACTCTTTTGCGGTACGATAAACAAGGGGACGGAATCCAACCCCCTGCACAATTCCATATACCCTTATTTGTTCTGTCATGATCTTGTTTTTTCCATCTTCCATTCCACTACCTTTTTATCGCCTTCTTCCGTCTTACCGGATTCAACACCGGGGCTGTTTGATTCAAAGCCCGGACTCCCTTCATAAAAAAGTTCTCGTCAAAATCAATATATGGGAAAAGGTCACATTTCGTAATCGTAATAACCCATTTCTCTTCTCCTGATTTGTTTCTCTCCATATCCTATGATATTTCCCTAAATTTATTTCTATTTTATATCATGTTTTTTGTGGTAAAATAGTATATAACGAAATGATAAAAAGGAGGTACTATATGGAACAGAAACTCCCAACCACCATTGATGAGTACATCACTGGACAAAACCCGGAAATACAGCCCCTCCTGGAAAAGCTGTACCAGACCATAAAAAAGGCGGCACCGGAAGCAGGGGAAAAGATCAGTTGGGGAATGGCTACATTCGTTCATCACGGCAATCTGGTACATTTTTCCGCAGAGAAAAAGCACATCGGATTTCACCCGGCCCCCACCGCTATTGATGCCTTTCAAGAAGATTTAAAGGAATACCGCTGTTCAAAAGGCACCGTCCGGTTTCCCTATGACAAGCCTCTGCCTCTTGAGCTTATAGGCAAAATGGTCCGTTTCCGGGTGGCTGAACAGGAGGCACTATTGGAAGAAAAAAAAACGGGAAAAACAATGGAAAAACAATTACGGCCCCGGTGCCCCATGCCTGACGATGTGATGGCAGAGCTTCAGAAAGAGGGGTTGACTAAGGCCTACGACGCCCGGCCGCCGTATCAGAGAAATGATTATCTCGGATGGATCACCAGGGCTAAGCGCCCGGAAACCCGGCGAAAGCGTATGGATCAAATGCTGGATGAGCTGCGTTCCGGCGATGCCTATATGGGCATGGCTTATACCACTAAAAAAATTACTAAGGCCGGACCTTCTTAACCGGCCTTTTTTCTTTCCATATCATTTCTTAATAATTCTTAATTCCCTTAAATTTCATTGTTATTTAATTTATAAATGATATAATTTTCCATATTTCTATACAAAAGTATCAAGAACATATCCCTGCATTACAGTGGAATCTTAACAAGAATGGAAGGATTCTCTGATTTTACCCTTATAAAAGCAGAAAAGGAGGTTGCCGGCCCATGAGTACAGCACAGCAGATACTGGTAGTAGATGACGATGCAGACATCCGGGAAGTTCTCCGCATTCAGCTGGAGAACAAAGGCTATTCCGTATGGGAAGCGGTTAACGGAAACGATGCGGTGGCCGCTGTCTCAGAAAATCCTGATATTGACCTTATTATATTAGACATCATGATGCCCGGCTTATCGGGAATCGATGCCTGTACCCAGATCCGGAAGATAACTTCCGCTCCTGTATTGTTTTTAACGGCAAAATCAAAAGAAAGCGATAAAACGGCGGCCTATGAAAACGGCGGCGATGATTACCTTGTAAAACCTTTTTCCCAGGCAGAGCTTCTTATGAAGGTCCGCTCTCTTTTAAGAAGATACGTAGTCTATAAAGGGAAAACTGAACCTGTTTTTAATCTTTCAGAAATCCGCATCCAGGATATTCTGATTGATACCACGTACCGTTTTGTTTACCGGGAAAATCAAAAAATTGAGCTTACGGATACAGAGTTCCAGGTTTTGATGTATCTGGTCAGAAACAGAGGCAAAGCAAAGGATGCACAGGCGATCTATGAAGGCGTTTGGAACGATAGGTTCCTCCCTTCTTCCACCAATACGGTCATGGTACACATATTAAAGCTCCGGAAAAAACTGGAACTGGATTTTAATAATCCTGCCATTATACGAACCGTTTGGGGAAAGGGCTATCAAATCGATGAAGCATAAATGGATTTCATCTTTAAGGTATAAGCAGATATTTGTATTAATCTTTGGGGCGGTGGTCAGTTTTGGAATGTATTTTGCCGCACAGGCCTTTGGGGATTATTTAATATCCAGGAACCATATGAATGAAGAGGCTGCATGGAAGAGGCTGACCAATTATCAGAACTCTTTTGAAAATTACATCAATAAATACCAGGTATCCGTAAAAAACGTAAGGTCGATTTCCAAGTGGGTGAAGAATCATAAATACGTTTATGTAACCATTTTTAACGGCAATGAAATCATTTATGAATCCGGCTACTGGAATGATGCCTATGCCTCCTATGATACGGCCACCATTAGGGATATTGCCTTCAGCGACGGAACCTATTCCGTTTCTATTATTGATTCATCGGAAATAAAGTGGTATAACCTGGTAACTTATGCTTCGTGGGGTGTGTTTTTCCTGTTTCTGTTTGTAATCCTGATTTTTTATAACCACCGGATCATTGCACGGATCATGCTGTTGTCAAGGGAGGTTTCCCTGATTGAAAAAGGGGATTTAGAGCAGCCCATCTTTTACAAAGGCAATGATGAAATCTCTTTGCTGGCAAAAAATGCAGATAACATGAGAAATTCCTTAATTACAAGATATCAGAGTGAGAAGGAGGCCTGGGAGGCAAACAGTGAGCTGATCACATCCATATCCCACGACATCCGGACCCCCCTTACTTCCCTCATCGGCTATCTGGAGATATTGGATTCAAAAAGCTATCATTCGGAAGAACAGTTTGATAAATACATAAAAAGCTGCAAAGAAAAATCCATTCAGCTAAAAGACCTTTCGGACCGGCTCTTCCAGTACTTTCTTGTATTCGGAAAGGAACGGATCCTGATGCAGATGGATACTTTTGATGCAAAGATCCTGCTCCAGCAGCTTTTTATGGAATACGTGTTTGACCTTGGCAATCTGGGTTTTAATGTGAAAACAGAATTTGTGGAGCAATCCTGCAGCATAACTGCTGATATCCAGTATCTGAGGCGGTTGTTTGATAACCTGTTTTCCAATGTTAGAAAATATGCAGGAGTTGATGGGCCGGTCATTGTCAACAGCCATATCGCTGGCAATGACCTGATTATCACTGTCACCAATGAAATCCGCAGGGACAGCACGTTTTTGGAAAGCACCAATATCGGACTGAAAACCTGCCAGAAAATAGCAGAACAAATGAACGGAACCTTTGAGATAGAAAAAAACGGAACTGATTTCACGGTCCGGGTAACATTTCCTTTGGAATCCGTCAGAGAGGAGTAACAATCTATGAGAAACGTACTGGAGTATCTGGAACACTCCGCAAGGATATTTCCGGATAAAATTGCCGCGCAGGATCAGGTTACCGGCTGCTCTTATAAAGAACTGTTATTGAATGCCAAACGGATAGGCAGCTTTCTTTCCGGTTTTGAATCACCGGGTAATCCTGTTGTTGTTTTTATGGATAAAAGCGTGGAGGCTTTGACAGCCTTCCTGGGAATCGTATACGCCGGATGCTTCTATGTTTTCATCAGCCCGGGGCAGCCGGTCCCCCGCATAAGGCAGATCATGGAGGTCCTTAAAGCAGGCACCCTCATCACCATGGGGGAACCGAAAGCCCTGGCGGAAGATATGGGATTTACCGGAAATCTCCTGGATTACCATGAAATGATCCATGGGGAGATAAAGGAAGAGGACTTATCGCTCATCCGTGACCGGTCCCAGGACATTGATCCTTTGTACTGTAACTTTACTTCCGGTTCAACAGGAATTCCAAAGGGCGTGCTGGTCAGCCACCGGTCCGTCATTGATTTTATGGAATATTTTCCTTCCATGTTTGGCATAACGTCAGAAGATATTATCGGGAACCAGGCTCCCTTTGACTTTGATGTTTCTGTTAAGGATATTTATTCCACCCTTAAAACCGGGGCGACCATGGTCATGATCCCAAAGAAATTGTTTTCCATTCCCACAGAACTTCTGGATTACCTTTGGGAACACAAGGTAACTACCTTAATCTGGGCGGTCTCCGCCCTGTGCCTTATCGCCCAGCTTAAGGGTTTCACCTATAAAGTTCCTTCCAGAATCAATAAGGTCCTGTTCAGCGGAGAGGCTATGCCGGTAAAACATTTAGCAGTCTGGCAGAAATATCTTCCCGGTGCAAGGTATGTGAACCTATACGGACCTACGGAGATCACCTGCAACTGCACCTACTACCCTGTGGACCGAAAATTTGAAGCCCATGAAACTCTGCCCATTGGAAGAGCATTTCCCAATGAAAAGGTCTTCCTTCTGGATCAGGATGACAGGCTGGTCACGGAAAATGGCCGGATTGGGGAGATTTGCGTATCCGGAACCGCTCTGGCCCTGGGATATTATAATAATCCGGAGCAGACAAAACGGGTGTTTGTACAGAATCCGCTTAACACCCGCTACTTAGAAACCATTTACCGCACCGGTGATCTGGCATTCTACCAAGAGAAGGCAGGGCTATGCTTTGCCGGACGAAAGGATTTCCAGATCAAGCACATGGGGCACCGCATCGAGCTGGAGGAGATCGAAGCCGTCTTAAACAGCTATCCCCTCATTGAGCGGGCATGCTGCGTCTTTGATGATGAAAAAAACAAGATTACGGCTTTTTATGTGGGTAATATGAATGAAAGGGAGATTTCAATCCGAATGAGGGAATCCCTGCCGGTTTATATGATTCCCTCTGGGTTCTGCCCTCTGCCGGAATTGCCGGTCACTCCAAACGGAAAAATGGACCGAAAAAAATTATTGGAAATGGGGAAAGGAAAGCAGCCATGAACGAATCAAAATTTGACTATGCCATACATCAATACCAAACTCCCTTCTACATTTTTGATACGGATGTCCTTGCCCTTCAGATCAGAAAAATCCGGGATGTTCTTGGATCGGATGTAGAATTATGCTATGCCATGAAGGCCAATCCATTTGTCATCAGAGATATAGAGGGACTGGTGGAATCCTTTGAAGTCTGTTCCCCAGGGGAATTATCCATCTGTGAAAGAGCCGGTATCCACATGGAGAAAGTCGTCATGTCCGGCGTGTATAAGAAGCCTGAGGACGTGGAATATGCCTTAAAGCAGTATGGAAATAAGATCATTTATACCGCAGAGTCTCTCTCCCACTGGCAGACCCTTGCCTCCTGTTCGAAACGTCTTCAATTACCCGTCCGTGTACTCCTCCGCCTGACCAGCGGAAATCAGTTCGGCATGGATGAAAGCCTGATTAGACAGATCATTGCCATGGGTGCCCATGAATTTATCACAATCGAAGGGATCCAATACTTTTCCGGCACCCAAAAAAGATCTTTAAAGAAGCTGGAAAGCGAGCTGAACATGCTGGAACAGTTTTGCCAGGAATTAAATTCAGAATACGGCTTTCGGGTCAAAAGGCTGGAGTATGGTCCCGGTCTTCCCATCTGCTATTTTGAAGAGGAAAAGAAGGAAGAGGAAGAGATGTTAAATGGTCTTGCCGTTCTTCTGAAACACCGTTCCTTTGAGGGCAGGATCACACTGGAAATGGGGAGATACATAACCGCCTCCTGCGGTTCCTATGTGACCAGGGTGGCGGACCTGAAAACAAACAAGGGAGAGCCTTACTGTATCGTTGACGGAGGCATCCACCAGCTGACTTATTACGGACAAGTGCTTGCCATGAAAAAGCCGCCCATTCTACCTTTTCATGAACGGAAGGGAGAGGAAAAAAAATGGACGGTCTGCGGTTCTCTTTGTACTGCCAGTGATGTGCTGGTAAAGCAATACCCTTTTCAGGACCTGCAGCCGGGGGATCCGATTATTTTCCAAATGGCCGGTGCCTATTCGGTGACAGAGGGCATGGCATTATTTTTAAGCAGAGAGCTGCCCCAGGTACTGCTCTATTCTGCCAAAGAACACTTCCGTATTGCAAGACCTTGTATTCATACGGATGCATTTAATTACTTTTATTCATAAAGGAGACGAAAACCATGGAACAATTAATGAAAATCTTAAATGAAATCAACCCGGGAATTGACTATGAAACTGAGACAGGGCTCATTGACGGCGGACTTTTGGACTCATTTTCCATTCTCTCCCTCATTCCGGAATTAGAGGATGCTTTTGACATTGAGATCACACCCATAGACATGGTACCCGCCAATTTTAATTCCGCCAAAGCAATATGGAGCATGATCAGCCGGTTAAAAGAGGAATAGGCCATGGCTTACAACTCAATACTGTACCTTTTTATCTTTTTACCGGCTGTAATGCTGACCTATCAGCTTACGCCCCAGTGCCGCCGTTATAGAGTCCTGCTAGGTGCAAGCTATGTGTTCTTTCTCTCTTTTAGCGGAAGGCTGCTGGTGTACTTGCTTTTTTCCACTCTTTCCATTCATCATATGGGCCTATGGCTTGCTTCCTGTAAAAGAGACTATTTGTCAGCAGACCATGCAGTTGAGGATAAAAAGGCACAAAAGGCTGCTTATGAAAGCAAACGCCGGCAAATCTTATGGCTTGGGATCGGATTGCAGCTTGCTATTCTATTGATTTTAAAATATTCCGGCTTTTTTCAGGAGAATTTAAACATAGTGTTAAAGGCTCTGTCCTTTCCACGGCTTTTGCCTTCCATAAATTTTGCCCTGCCCATTGGAATCTCCTTCTACACCCTCCAGGCAATCTCATACCTGACTGACGTTTATTATGAGAAAATACCGGCAGATGACAACTTAGGAAGGCTTGCTTTGTACCTCTCCTTTTTTCCGGCTCTTCTGGAAGGCCCGATCTGCCGTTACTCTCAGACTGCAGAAGTCTTATACCAGGGCAATCCTCTGGAATATGGGAAGGTTACCCGGGGCTTACAAAGAATCCTATGGGGGTTGTTTAAAAAGCTTGTGATTGCGGACCGCCTCAACATTCTTGTAGAAACAGTGTTTGACACCCCCAATCATTACGGAGGCATCATCGTCATTGCCGGAGCTGTTTTATACACCTTTCAGCTATATGCTGATTTTTCCGGCTGCATTGATATGACCATTGGTACCGGAGAAATGTTTGGGGCTGTCATTCCGGAAAACTTCCGGCAGCCATTTTTCTCTAAAACTGCATCGGAATTCTGGAGACGGTGGCATATAACCCTTGGCGGCTGGTTAAAGGACTATATCTTTTACCCCTTATCCTTAACCAGATTCGTCAAAAAGCTGGGAAGGCATTCCCGGGCCAGATTTGGAAAACATCTGGGGCAGAACCTTGCTTCCTTCCTCCCCTTGTTTGGTGTCTGGATGCTAAACGGACTATGGCACGGAACCGGATGGAACTACATTTTCTTTGGTATGTATTACTTTGTCCTCATTATGACAGGAAATTTATTAGAGCCTGCGGTCCAGAGGGTCACGGATCGTCTGAGGATTCCCCGGTCCAATCCCTTATACCGGGGAGTCCAGACCGGAAAACTGCTTTTGATTGTATTCACGGGAGAATTGTTTTTCAGGGCAAAGGACCTGACCACCGGCATAAATATGTTCCTGTCCGTTTTCACCGGATTCCGCTTGTCATCGGTTACAGACGGTTCTCTCCTTAAGCTGGGGTTGTCCCTGGCGGATTTTGTTGCCCTGTTCCTTGGTTTTATCGCGGTTTACACGGTAGATACCATTCATGAGAACGGAATCTCTATCCGGGACAGAATATCCGGCTGGAATATACTGGCCCGCTGGAGCTTTCTTTACGCCGCCATCCTGGTTGTCATTCTTCTCGGAGCTTACGGCGACGGGTATTTACCGGCTAAGCTGATTTATGCCGGATTTTAAGGAGTGATCGGATGCAAACCAGAAACAGAATAAAATCAATTATATTTTTGACCGGGCTTTTCATTTTATTGTATGTTGCTTCCTACCTGCTTCTTCCCTATAACAATATGGAGGACAGCTTGTATAAAAAGGCTAATGGGATCCTGAAGGAACCAAAAGATACCATTGACTATGTATCCATCGGCGACAGCGAATGCAGCGCCAGCATTTCCCCCATGGAAATCTGGAACTCTTATGGTTATACAGGATATAACTGCGGCGTACCCAGCCAGCAGCTTCAGGACACTTATTATCTGCTGGAGCGTCTCTTGAAAAACCAGTCTCCGAAGGTAGTTTTTCTGGAAACCAATGCATTTTACCGGGATTTCAAATACATCAACGCCCTTGAAACCGCCATTGACGATACAGTGAAAAAAATATTTCCCATTTATAAATACCATAACAGCTGGAAATATTTCCACTTTTATATGCTGAAAAGCCTGGGACAAAAGGCAAAGCAGGAACCGGCTACCATTTACAAGGGATATCAGTACAGCGCAATCGTAACCCCATACAAAAGCGGACCTTATGTTACGGAAACAGACGATGTTTATGTGATTGATGAGCAGCCCCTATTATACTTAAATAAAATCACCGCCCTGTGCAGGGAAAAGGGCATTCAGCTGATCCTGTACAGCGCTCCCTCGCCAAAATGCTGGTCCTATTCCAAGCACAATGCAGCTGCGGCTTTTGCCAATGACAACCAACTGACTTACCTTGACTTAAATCTGGATATTGATGCTCTGGGTATTGACTGGACAAAGGATTCCAGGGATGACGGTGATCACTTAAACTACTTTGGGGCTGTAAAGGTATCCGCCTACATCGGAAACTATCTACGGAAACACACAGACTTCATCGACCACCGGAAGGATGCTGGCTTTGAGAGCTGGAACCGGGAACTGAACAATTATCTAAAGCTGACAAATGAGAATTAACGCTAAAAGAGCATTGGCACCGGTAAAACAGAACGGCCCAATGCTCTTATAGCTATCTAGGGTCTATGACGCCTTGAACAATCAGGTTTGTATGTAGTAAGACATAAAATCCGCCAGCTTATTGCATGCAGACTTTAGCTGGTTTAGCTCCGGCAGATAAACCACCCGGAAATGATCTGGCTTTTCCCAATGGAACCCGCCTCCGTGAGTCAGCAGGATCTTTTTATCCTTTAAAAAATCCAGGACAAATTTTTCATCGTCAATAATGTGAAATTTGCCGGAATCAATTTTAGGGAACATGTAAAAGGCAGCTTTAGGTTTTACCACAGAGATCCCCGGAATGGCATTCAGAGCCTCATTGGTGTATTCTCTCTGTTCGTAAATCCTCCCGCCGGGAACCAGAAGTTTTTTCGTTTCCTCTTCCATTTCCAGAGCAGCTTTTATCACGGACTGGGCCGGAACATTGGAGCAGAGCCTCATGGAGGATAACAGGTTCAACCCTTCCACATAGCCCTTTGCAAAGGATTTATCTCCGCAAAGAATCATCCAGCCGCAGCGGTATCCTGCGATCAAATGGGATTTGGAGAGACCGTTGAATGTAATGGTCAAAAGATCGGGAGCCAGGGAGGCGATGGATACATGCTCCAGACCGTCAAAAACAAGCCTGTCATAAATTTCATCAGCAAAGATGATCATCCCATGCTTCCGGCAGATTCCAACGATTTCCTCCAGAAGTTCCCTTGGGTACAAGGCGCCGGTAGGGTTGTTGGGGTTAATAATGACGATCCCTTTTGTCCTGCTGGTAATTTTACTTTTTATATCTTCTATATCCGGGTACCATTCTGCGCCTTCATCGCACAGGTAATGAACAGC is a window of [Clostridium] saccharolyticum WM1 DNA encoding:
- the hypE gene encoding hydrogenase expression/formation protein HypE, with protein sequence MKIDMSYGSGGKQTGNLITEVFLKHFNNKTLNKLEDSAVLNIKGKIAYTTDSFVVTPLFFKGGDIGKLAVCGTVNDLSMMGAVPRYLTAGFIIEEGAELEIIEKIASSMALAAREAGVRIVAGDTKVVEGSGGIYINTSGIGEIRKEGISISKCRPKDAVILSGNLGEHHAAILSHRMGIENQIASDCGPLTSIVKNLLDENIRIHCMRDVTRGGLATVLHEAADQSSCRVEIWEEALPISTQVKGFCDILGLDPLYMANEGKMIAVVPENQAQKALQAIRKSKYGKNARIIGTVLEGRGVTMKTRLLGNRTIDLLYGEGLPRIC
- the hypD gene encoding hydrogenase formation protein HypD produces the protein MIDQVIHELKNYGGRPVKIMEVCGTHTASIFKNGIRTIISPRIQLISGPGCPVCVTSSAYIDELTEYSLKENHCVLTFGDMMKVRGSRMSLTEAKAAGGRVKILYSPLTAIGEAEENRRIQYVFAAVGFETTAPVYALLLEEILQRKIENLKLMTSIKTIVPALSFLCEKEKAIDGFLSPGHVSVITGCGAYRKLAFQYQKPFVIAGFEGEHILAAVYEILLQTRKQCFEVKNLYASAVTEEGNQKAAALINRYFEAGDGLWRGIGVIEKSALRLRKEYRIYDAGRKKEEREEHMPVGCKCSDVILGRINPPDCPLFKTACTPLHAIGPCMVSQEGACGIWYQNF
- a CDS encoding HypC/HybG/HupF family hydrogenase formation chaperone yields the protein MCVAVPGKVIQIKGDYAKINIMDNITEANIRLVDTKVGDYVLIHAGCVIEVLMEDTAKEILTIFSQFQEEG
- the hypF gene encoding carbamoyltransferase HypF, whose product is MEDGKNKIMTEQIRVYGIVQGVGFRPLVYRTAKEYGIKGLVRNVGGYVEIVAQSESDLIGRFLADLKDNKKGGHEIMKMEAEEIPFMDLEDFAILKSESMGEISVIPPDLPVCPECLRELSEESDRRYGNPFISCVSCGPRYTIMEELPYDRKRTTMEDFPLCSECQKEYTWAAGRRFHAQTVSCNDCGPYLIYHHKGNGPMERKEKEAFEKALTVLSKGGIVAVKGIGGFHLVCSPFREDTVKRLRKLKGREEKPFAVMFPGIQEISRCCLVSAEEKALLESKARPIVLLSIKQDTMAPSVSNESIYCGAFLPYTPLQHMLTKRLGPLIMTSANIAGQPIIREDESMLALSSPYLDGVLYNQRRIVRSVDDSVARIIEGMPQLIRRSRGYVPYPVFLSRGEGSREEGEGGTKTGIFAAGGDLKAAFCLCQKGNAVVSQHFGDLEEEAVRKEFQRSYEDLTRLLRITPGLAVCDLHPNYHSARFAEALGLPVLKVQHHHAHVASVMAEHDLKGPVIGVAFDGTGCGTDRSIWGGEFLVCEGIDFIRAGHVSMFPILGGDSSMRDARKTASCCLLHAGLTAYIEDERLEVIKAALEHNINRVLTSSVGRLFDGAASVLNIGHENRYEGECAVLLEREAVLGERNRVKPVSLSFGIKEQDDVLTLDPRPVFETLCTMRNRAETGALALGFHLALAQAVASVCKRLGSRYLSNTVALSGGVFQNALLTRHTIGLLKKNGFFVYLNSAVPPNDGGLSLGQAYLGNEYLKSGIRDLERTGCHVCCSSGKSDSNKGGLRKD
- a CDS encoding DUF1801 domain-containing protein, with amino-acid sequence MEQKLPTTIDEYITGQNPEIQPLLEKLYQTIKKAAPEAGEKISWGMATFVHHGNLVHFSAEKKHIGFHPAPTAIDAFQEDLKEYRCSKGTVRFPYDKPLPLELIGKMVRFRVAEQEALLEEKKTGKTMEKQLRPRCPMPDDVMAELQKEGLTKAYDARPPYQRNDYLGWITRAKRPETRRKRMDQMLDELRSGDAYMGMAYTTKKITKAGPS
- a CDS encoding response regulator transcription factor — protein: MSTAQQILVVDDDADIREVLRIQLENKGYSVWEAVNGNDAVAAVSENPDIDLIILDIMMPGLSGIDACTQIRKITSAPVLFLTAKSKESDKTAAYENGGDDYLVKPFSQAELLMKVRSLLRRYVVYKGKTEPVFNLSEIRIQDILIDTTYRFVYRENQKIELTDTEFQVLMYLVRNRGKAKDAQAIYEGVWNDRFLPSSTNTVMVHILKLRKKLELDFNNPAIIRTVWGKGYQIDEA